From one Drosophila subpulchrella strain 33 F10 #4 breed RU33 chromosome 3L, RU_Dsub_v1.1 Primary Assembly, whole genome shotgun sequence genomic stretch:
- the LOC119554885 gene encoding cytochrome P450 4d8: MLLFLLVVLLFAAGWFIHLGQADRRRKVANLPGPVCPPLIGALQLMLRMSPKTFLKLGREYVTQYGHLQRVWVFNRLLIMSGDAEFNEQLLSSQDHLVKHPVYKVLGQWLGNGLLLSDGKVWHQRRKIITPTFHFSILEQFVEVFDQQSNICVQRLAQKANGETFDVYRNICAAALDIIAETAMGTKIYAQANESTAYAEAVNECTALLSWRFMSVYLQVELLFTLTHPHLKWRQTQLIRTMQDFTIKVIEQRRQALEDQQRQSRLTNTADEDVGSKRRMALLDVLLMATVDGRPLNNDEIREEVDTFMFEGHDTTTSALSFCLHEISRHPEVQEKMLAEILQVLGTDRSRPVSIRDLGELKYMECVIKESLRMYPPVPIVGRKLETDFKYTNSVYGDGVIPAGSEIIIGIFGVHRQPETFSNPDEFIPERYEDGTRIPPFKMIPFSAGPRNCIGQKFAQLEMKMMLAKIVREYELLPMGQRVECVVNIVLRSDTGFQLGMRKRNST; this comes from the exons ATGTTGCTGTTCCTGCTGGTTGTGCTGCTTTTTGCGGCGGGCTGGTTCATCCATCTTGGCCAGGCCGATCGCCGGCGGAAAGTGGCCAATTTGCCGGGACCCGTGTGTCCGCCGCTCATTGGAGCCCTTCAACTCATGCTGCGCATGAGCCCAAAAA CTTTTTTGAAGCTGGGCCGGGAGTACGTGACTCAATATGGTCACCTCCAGCGAGTTTGGGTCTTCAATCGCCTGCTGATAATGAGTGGCGATGCGGAGTTTAATGAGCAGCTGCTGAGCAGCCAGGATCACCTGGTGAAGCATCCGGTCTACAAGGTACTTGGTCAGTGGCTGGGAAACGGCTTACTCCTCAGCGATGGAAAAGTGTGGCATCAGCGCCGCAAGATCATCACTCCCACGTTCCATTTCTCGATTCTCGAACAGTTCGTTGAGGTGTTCGATCAGCAGTCAAACATTTGTGTCCAAAGGCTGGCACAGAAGGCCAATGGCGAGACCTTCGATGTTTATCGAAACATTTGTGCAGCAGCCTTAGATATTATAGCAGAAACAGCCATGGGTACTAAGATATATGCCCAGGCCAACGAAAGCACAGCCTATGCAGAGGCAGTAAATGA ATGCACTGCCCTGTTGAGCTGGCGATTCATGTCCGTTTACCTGCAGGTGGAGCTGCTGTTTACCCTCACCCATCCTCACCTGAAATGGCGACAGACGCAGCTCATCCGCACAATGCAGGACTTCACCATCAAGGTGATCGAGCAGCGTCGTCAGGCCTTGGAAGATCAGCAGAGGCAATCCAGATTGACAAACACCGCAGATGAAGATGTGGGTTCTAAAAGACGTATGGCCCTACTGGATGTCCTGCTGATGGCCACTGTTGATGGCAGACCTCTGAACAACGATGAGATTCGCGAAGAGGTGGACACCTTCATGTTTGAGGGTCACGATACCACCACTAGTGCCTTGTCCTTCTGTCTGCATGAGATTTCTAGGCATCCGGAAGTACAGGAAAAGATGCTGGCGGAGATTCTACAAGTTCTGGGCACCGATCGAAGCCGTCCGGTCAGCATCCGGGATCTCGGAGAGCTCAAGTACATGGAGTGCGTCATCAAGGAGTCCCTCAGAATGTATCCACCCGTGCCCATCGTGGGCCGCAAACTGGAGACTGACTTTAAGTACA CGAATTCTGTGTACGGGGATGGAGTAATCCCAGCGGGCTCAGAGATCATAATTGGAATCTTTGGAGTCCATCGACAACCAGAGACCTTTTCCAACCCGGATGAGTTCATTCCGGAGCGATATGAAGACGGAACTCGCATACCGCCCTTTAAAATGATACCTTTCAGTGCTGGACCCCGAAATTGCATAGGTCAAAAGTTCGCCCAGCTGGAGATGAAGATGATGCTGGCCAAGATTGTCAGGGAGTACGAACTCCTACCCATGGGTCAAAGGGTGGAGTGCGTCGTTAACATTGTCCTGCGATCGGATACGGGCTTTCAGCTGGGAATGCGCAAGCGAAATAGCACATAA
- the LOC119555293 gene encoding carboxypeptidase B-like: MWRAVFLFFAVTASASAYKTPDLKLHDFYSYDEMRWYLSTLDSSFSNIELQELTKTHENRSVYIVKISAKLDHYCPGPKNVILLDAAIQGNEWITTTVALKTIHELVVNYGQYKKLLERFDWYILPMANPDGYEFSRNSISHYWKKNRSPNGIYFGSNLNRNFDTKWNKFNKWHPSSQEFQGSKPFSERESNYTGRLMQYLIAQKQHFLYITLQTKGNPSILYPSPYELAPPEDVQMLKMIADYASGNVFLNTKFHLKLPPIEHERFGGSSLDYAYEQGFPLTYGLEVFEVNKFEAHIRNFIADRAYVGWIGVFSLAEGALKYKCNVPREDKCRCFEERDEDERDPDDDSKSVVSQNGKSGSSSLINGKSSSAAKLDVHVCGFKLLWLYCINLTFIGIFILNT, encoded by the exons ATGTGGCGAGCAGTGTTTTTATTCTTCGCAGTAACAGCGTCCGCTTCAGCTTACAAAACACCAGATCTGAAATTGCACGACTTCTATAGCTACGATGAAATGAGATGGTACCTAAGCACCCTTGATAGCTCCTTCAGCAATATAGAGCTTCAGGAATTGACAAAAACCCACGAAAATCGATCAGTTTATATAGTGAAAATATCTGCAAAACTCGACCATTATTGTCCTGGTCCAAAAAACGTGATATTACTGGATGCGGCCATCCAAGGAAACGAGTGGATCACAACCACTGTGGCGCTGAAGACGATTCATGAATTGGTGGTGAATTATGGACaatataaaaagttattagagCGATTTGACTGGTACATCCTGCCTATGGCTAATCCGGATGGTTACGAATTCTCCCGAAACTCGATTAGTCATTACTGGAAAAAGAATCGCTCTCCGAATGGCATTTACTTTGGATCCAATCTGAATCGAAACTTTGACACCAAATGGAATAAGTTCAACAAATGGCATCCCAGTAGCCAAGAGTTTCAAGGGAGCAAGCCTTTTTCCGAACGCGAATCAAATTATACTGGGCGTCTGATGCAATATCTTATTGCACAAAAACAGCACTTCCTCTACATAACTCTGCAGACCAAAGGCAATCCGTCTATCCTATATCCATCGCCCTACGAATT GGCGCCCCCGGAAGACGTACAGATGCTCAAGATGATAGCAGACTATGCCAGTGGAAATGTTTTTCTGAACACAAAGTTCCATTTGAAACTCCCACCCATTGAACATGAAAGATTTGGTGGTTCCAGCTTGGACTACGCCTACGAACAGGGATTTCCTCTAACTTATGGGCTCGAGGTCTTCGAGGTGAATAAGTTTGAAGCACATATCAGAAACTTTATTGCAGATCGGGCCTATGTGGGGTGGATAGGAGTGTTTAGTCTTGCCGAAGGAGCCctaaaatataaatgcaatGTTCCTAGAGAAGATAAATGTAGGTGCTTTGAGGAGAGGGATGAAGACGAAAGGGATCCTGATGATGATAGCAAATCCGTAGTTTCACAAAATGGAAAATCTGGTTCATCTTCGCTAATCAATGGCAAATCTTCAAGTGCCGCAAAATTGGATGTCCATGTTTGTGGTTTCAAGTTATTGTGGCTGTATTGCATTAACTTAACATTCATTGGTATATTTATACTTAATACCTAA
- the LOC119553152 gene encoding carboxypeptidase B — translation MWRVLCAIIALVALVNPLAVTKDIRRRNPVELQLKHYLSYSEVMQYLDELAITYGDRVTIKDVGRTYEGRALKVVMITNGDGRSGKRVIFMDAALHSREWMTPAAALLAIRKLVVEFEENSDLLADYDWHIMPLANPDGYEYSRNTYRFWRNTRTPNGGNCFGTNLNRNFEVGWGVGFPELRDPCDENYAGSEPFSEVEARTVRDIMLNLVETKRAVMYISLHTANRSVFYPWVYDTSPVPNNEEHDEIARFAAERIFQSTGTIIKPKQGSKYGGPFGGTSLDYAFYVGFPLSFVFEMSGTGQDNVEYKFFPPTRDIRHLAEESWTGIRAMAEKAIEKYPPSRSIYFIQKYELSGNGASRSWGLNYLAGTVALFYLYFTNNILS, via the exons ATGTGGAGAGTGCTGTGCGCGATCATCGCTCTCGTGGCGCTCGTAAATCCATTGGCGGTGACGAAAGATATCCGCCGACGGAATCCGGTCGAACTCCAACTGAAACACTATCTCAGTTACAGTGAAGTAATGCAGTACCTGGATGAGTTGGCAATCACCTATGGAGATCGGGTTACCATTAAGGATGTGGGTCGCACCTACGAAGGTCGAGCCCTGAAAGTCGTCATGATAACGAACGGCGATGGAAGATCGGGAAAGAGGGTGATATTCATGGATGCCGCTCTCCATTCCCGAGAGTGGATGACACCCGCCGCCGCCCTCCTTGCCATCCGTAAACTGGTCGTGGAGTTCGAGGAGAATTCCGATCTTCTGGCCGATTACGATTGGCACATTATGCCCTTGGCGAATCCGGATGGCTACGAGTACTCCCGCAATACATATAGATTTTGGAGAAACACGAGGACTCCGAATGGCGGCAATTGCTTCGGCACCAATCTCAACCGAAACTTTGAAGTGGGATGGGGAGTGGGTTTTCCGGAGCTACGGGATCCCTGTGATGAGAACTACGCGGGTAGTGAACCATTCTCCGAGGTGGAGGCACGAACAGTGCGCGACATAATGCTCAATTTGGTGGAAACTAAGCGGGCTGTCATGTATATTTCTCTGCACACGGCGAACCGCTCAGTTTTCTATCCTTGGGTGTACGATAC ATCGCCAGTTCCTAATAACGAAGAACACGATGAAATCGCCAGGTTCGCTGCCGAAAGGATATTTCAAAGTACGGGTACTATTATAAAGCCGAAGCAGGGTTCTAAATACGGCGGACCATTTGGTGGCACCAGCCTGGACTATGCATTTTACGTGGGTTTCCCGCTGTCCTTTGTCTTCGAGATGTCGGGAACGGGCCAGGATAATGTGGAGTACAAGTTCTTTCCACCTACCAGAGATATTCGCCACCTTGCTGAAGAGTCGTGGACGGGTATTCGAGCGATGGCCGAGAAGGCTATTGAAAAATATCCACCCTCCAGATCAATTTATTTCATACAGAAATACGAACTTTCCGGAAATGGAGCTTCGCGGAGTTGGGGCTTGAATTACTTAGCTGGAACAGTTGCATTATTTTACTTATATTTcacaaataatattttaagctga